The following coding sequences are from one Paenibacillus stellifer window:
- the cimA gene encoding citramalate synthase, translating into MSKSITIFDTTLRDGTQGEGISLSADDKLKIAKKLDDLGVHYIEGGIPGSNMKDIEFFNRVKDLRLNAKITAFGSTRRKNSLAEQDDNLQRMLAAGVPAATLVGKSWDFHVHTALQTTLEENLAMIGDSIAFLKSKGLEVIFDAEHFFDGYKNNPEYAAAVMARAREAGADWLVMCDTNGGTLPHEIQDIVTSLTQRIPGAHFGIHTHNDCELAVANALSAIQAGARQVQGTINGYGERCGNANLCSIIPTLQLKMGYSCIPEESLPQLTNTARYVSEVANVNMPVNQPYVGSAAFAHKGGIHVSAILRDSRTYEHIAPELVGNKQRVLVSELAGQSNVLSKAQEMGLNLDPSSEQARKVIDKIKDLEHQGYQFEGADASLELLLREATGEMNELFTFESFKMLVEKSAGKPVVSEAFVKLKVGGETLYTAGEGNGPVNALDNALRKALLAHFPQLKDMHLSDYKVRVLDEKDQTAAKVRVLIESKDYSDTWSTVGMSTNVIEASWEALVDSMRYALLGQISPENTDLLDVGQRGLVNH; encoded by the coding sequence ATGTCTAAGTCCATCACCATCTTCGATACCACACTGCGCGACGGCACTCAAGGCGAAGGGATCAGTCTGTCGGCGGACGACAAGCTGAAAATCGCCAAAAAACTCGACGATCTGGGTGTGCACTATATTGAAGGTGGCATTCCTGGAAGCAATATGAAAGATATCGAATTTTTCAATAGAGTAAAAGATCTCCGGCTGAACGCCAAGATTACCGCATTCGGCAGCACCCGCCGCAAGAACTCCCTCGCGGAGCAGGACGACAATCTTCAGCGCATGCTGGCAGCAGGCGTACCGGCGGCTACCCTTGTCGGGAAATCATGGGATTTCCATGTGCATACCGCCTTGCAAACTACGCTGGAAGAGAACCTGGCCATGATCGGCGATTCCATCGCCTTTTTGAAGAGCAAGGGGCTTGAGGTCATTTTTGATGCCGAGCATTTCTTTGACGGCTACAAGAACAATCCCGAGTATGCAGCAGCCGTTATGGCCCGGGCACGCGAAGCGGGCGCGGATTGGCTCGTTATGTGCGATACGAACGGCGGCACACTGCCTCATGAAATCCAGGATATTGTGACATCCTTGACGCAGCGGATTCCCGGCGCCCACTTCGGCATCCATACCCACAACGACTGCGAGCTGGCCGTAGCGAACGCGCTCAGCGCGATTCAGGCGGGAGCCCGTCAGGTTCAGGGTACGATCAATGGCTACGGCGAGCGCTGCGGCAACGCCAATCTCTGCTCCATCATTCCGACTCTGCAGCTTAAGATGGGCTATTCCTGCATCCCGGAGGAGAGCCTGCCACAGCTGACCAACACGGCCCGCTACGTCAGCGAGGTCGCCAATGTCAACATGCCGGTGAATCAGCCGTATGTCGGAAGCGCCGCGTTCGCGCATAAGGGCGGCATCCACGTCTCGGCAATCCTCCGCGATTCGCGCACCTATGAGCACATCGCACCCGAACTGGTCGGGAACAAGCAGCGTGTGCTGGTGTCGGAGCTGGCCGGACAGAGCAACGTGCTCTCGAAGGCGCAGGAAATGGGCCTCAACCTTGACCCTAGCAGCGAACAGGCCCGCAAGGTGATCGACAAAATCAAGGACCTGGAGCATCAGGGCTACCAGTTCGAGGGCGCGGACGCCTCGCTGGAGCTTCTGCTGCGCGAAGCGACCGGCGAGATGAACGAGCTGTTCACGTTCGAATCGTTCAAAATGCTGGTGGAAAAATCAGCGGGCAAACCGGTCGTCTCCGAGGCATTCGTCAAATTGAAGGTTGGCGGCGAGACGCTGTATACGGCGGGCGAAGGCAACGGCCCTGTCAACGCGCTAGACAATGCGCTGCGCAAAGCGCTGCTGGCCCATTTTCCACAGCTTAAAGACATGCATCTCTCCGACTACAAGGTCCGTGTGCTGGACGAGAAAGATCAGACGGCCGCCAAGGTTCGCGTGCTGATCGAATCCAAGGACTATAGCGACACGTGGAGCACCGTCGGCATGTCCACCAACGTCATCGAAGCAAGCTGGGAAGCGCTGGTTGACAGTATGCGGTATGCGCTGCTGGGCCAGATTTCCCCGGAGAACACCGATCTGCTTGATGTCGGACAGCGGGGACTCGTCAATCACTAG
- a CDS encoding DJ-1/PfpI family protein has protein sequence MFIRKNVGIFLFHEVEVLDFAGPFEVFSLTEFPQTNEKAFTVKTVSQDGGLIKARNGLTVQPDYSFGTAPSFDILIIPGGYGAEKIEIQNEVVIRWIQEQYFRVDLLASVCTGALLLAKAGLLDGKSATTHWMDIPRLAAEFPNINVLSNTRYVDEGRLITSGGISSGIHMSLHVIRRLISEEAAIDTARRMEYDITGI, from the coding sequence ATGTTTATCAGAAAGAATGTGGGGATTTTCTTATTTCATGAAGTGGAAGTTTTGGATTTTGCAGGTCCCTTCGAAGTGTTCTCCCTAACCGAATTTCCCCAGACCAACGAAAAGGCTTTTACCGTTAAAACTGTTTCACAGGACGGAGGTCTGATAAAGGCCCGCAACGGACTCACGGTCCAGCCTGATTACAGCTTTGGAACAGCTCCGTCATTTGATATACTCATCATTCCCGGCGGTTATGGCGCAGAGAAGATTGAAATCCAAAATGAAGTGGTCATCAGATGGATTCAAGAACAGTATTTCAGGGTGGATCTGCTTGCTTCCGTTTGTACAGGAGCGCTTCTGTTAGCCAAAGCCGGACTGCTCGACGGCAAATCAGCTACAACGCATTGGATGGATATCCCTCGCCTAGCCGCCGAATTTCCAAACATTAATGTGTTAAGCAACACGCGATATGTTGATGAAGGCCGCCTTATTACTTCCGGGGGCATCTCATCCGGCATCCACATGTCTCTGCATGTCATTCGTCGTTTGATAAGCGAAGAGGCCGCCATAGACACTGCAAGACGGATGGAGTACGACATTACCGGTATCTAA
- a CDS encoding TlpA family protein disulfide reductase, which yields MKRAIFRNTAISLLGVTAILYVNNGGGASAQPADLTIAANSAPVFAAAWEASDPSSEDRPEPGFRAPSFSTTGDDGSVYKVDGVRDKAVLLNFWASWCDPCKAEAPELNRIAASLGDRLDIYGINVTSYDNKTNAQRFADKYKLTFPVMYDMKGDIFEKYNGAVFPTNVLIGRDGVVKEVILGGITAEQLEDKLKLLDR from the coding sequence ATGAAGAGGGCAATCTTTCGAAATACGGCTATTAGCCTGCTAGGGGTTACAGCCATTCTGTACGTAAACAACGGAGGGGGAGCATCGGCACAACCTGCGGACCTGACGATTGCAGCGAACAGCGCTCCGGTATTCGCCGCCGCTTGGGAGGCATCAGATCCTTCGTCTGAAGACAGACCCGAGCCTGGATTCCGGGCACCTTCTTTCAGCACGACTGGGGATGACGGCAGCGTCTACAAGGTAGATGGAGTCCGGGATAAAGCGGTGCTTCTCAATTTCTGGGCGTCCTGGTGCGATCCCTGCAAGGCGGAGGCTCCCGAGCTGAACCGGATTGCAGCATCGCTGGGCGATCGTCTCGATATTTACGGCATCAATGTGACGAGCTATGACAATAAAACCAATGCGCAGCGATTTGCAGATAAGTACAAGCTAACTTTTCCCGTCATGTACGATATGAAAGGGGATATTTTCGAGAAATACAACGGGGCTGTCTTTCCGACAAATGTGCTGATAGGACGGGATGGCGTTGTTAAGGAAGTGATCCTGGGAGGAATCACGGCAGAGCAACTGGAGGATAAGCTGAAGCTGCTTGATCGGTAA